In a single window of the Gossypium hirsutum isolate 1008001.06 chromosome D02, Gossypium_hirsutum_v2.1, whole genome shotgun sequence genome:
- the LOC107910589 gene encoding transmembrane protein 50 homolog, producing the protein MELGELWAIFGPGVAGAVFGAGWWFWVDAVICSSVNVSFVHYLPGIFASIAALMFNCVRKEDIDYSPYDEGEWRLKLWLFFAYVVSFVSLAASVGLLIQDSLVKSGPSMWTGTAGILQCVFVLISGLIYWTCHSE; encoded by the exons ATGGAGTTAGGGGAACTGTGGGCGATCTTCGGTCCCGGCGTCGCTGGCGCAGTGTTCGGTGCCGGCTGGTGGTTTTGGGTCGACGCCGTCATATGCAGCTCCGTCAATGTCTCTTTCGTCCACTATTTACCTG gaaTATTTGCTTCTATCGCGGCTTTGATGTTCAATTGCGTTAGGAAAGAGGATATTGATTACTCTCCTTATGATGAAGGCGAGTGGAG GTTGAAGCTCTGGCTTTTCTTTGCTTATGTTGTATCCTTTGTCTCACTAGCTGCTTCAGTTGGCCTCTTGATACAAGACTCACTAGTGAAATCTGGTCCTTCAATGTGGACGGGTACTGCAGGCATCTTACAGTGTGTGTTTGTCTTAATCAG TGGGCTGATATATTGGACTTGTCACTCAgaataa